In Pseudoalteromonas sp. MM1, a single window of DNA contains:
- a CDS encoding TonB-dependent receptor: MAAHILRKTLIFAAVNTALLSSASVHSQEAKLNPNKELEVISVTSTKRVKSIQSVPLAVTAVSAKDLLENGVTDILNLDSLAPGLKSGVSGSDARPAMRGARTEQVEANDVAIAFYSNGVYRPRHGQALAGFVDLERVEVLRGPQGTLFGRNSFGGAIDVIAKKPELDITEGGMAVTFGNYGHLRGEGFFNTALTDDTAVRFTGVREIRDPYVENTFNEDAGLKDADMYFLRGQIFTEINDDINLNVKVETWQDDSNGGGAFGYHILGVPINPATGKTSLSAPLTERIGRDDVCGSNCGRFGAGLDNVATPGLDTAQAVSSDPFTQQFDYNPSRDVSDVSISAELNWSLESVDLKVIAASMDYEETRLTDGDFSTYATTVDGNAIESKTNSLEVQVSSTYESDFEWVAGIYLFSEDLDNAFLNGSYGAVVDNVPDTTQPQEFQYASWLNQIQLETRSAAAYFQGNYAFSDDTRGIAGIRYTNDSREWDIYGQNPDNLSTLDFSVLEVDNADDDWSKVTWKLGLEHDLTNSQLLYATVSTGFLAGNAQGAFNGENSYDEQTVTAYEVGFKSMLLDNSLRLNASLYYNQYEDLLSTRFQNVGGTAVSFFGNAGEIDATGLELEIDWQVSDALRLGARAAFTDSTYGDFVTPNVFEEGGETINGVDNLLQLDGNDVQLSPKYNITLLASYEFDLGDNGRVVPATSIQLSDSYTTNDLPFSFGTQESYQKYDASLAWYSANNEWSVRAYVQNAGDELILLRTVRFGGNVAAADYANPRTYGVRVGYNF; the protein is encoded by the coding sequence ATGGCCGCACATATTTTACGTAAAACACTTATTTTTGCTGCTGTAAATACGGCGTTATTGAGCTCAGCCTCGGTACATTCGCAAGAGGCAAAGTTAAACCCTAACAAAGAGTTAGAGGTTATTTCGGTTACCTCTACTAAGCGTGTTAAAAGTATTCAATCAGTACCGTTAGCTGTGACAGCTGTATCGGCTAAAGATTTACTGGAAAATGGCGTTACTGATATCTTAAACCTTGACAGCTTAGCGCCAGGTTTAAAGTCTGGCGTGTCGGGTAGTGATGCTCGCCCAGCTATGCGCGGTGCCAGAACAGAGCAAGTAGAAGCTAACGATGTTGCTATCGCGTTTTATTCTAACGGTGTTTATCGTCCTCGCCACGGGCAGGCGCTTGCTGGTTTTGTAGATTTAGAACGTGTTGAAGTATTACGTGGGCCACAAGGTACATTGTTTGGACGAAACTCATTTGGTGGGGCAATTGATGTAATAGCTAAAAAACCAGAGCTCGATATTACTGAAGGTGGTATGGCTGTTACATTTGGTAATTATGGTCATTTACGTGGTGAAGGCTTTTTTAATACAGCGCTTACTGATGACACTGCAGTACGTTTTACTGGGGTTCGAGAAATAAGGGATCCCTACGTTGAAAATACATTCAACGAAGATGCAGGCTTAAAAGATGCTGATATGTATTTTTTACGCGGCCAAATTTTTACCGAAATTAACGACGATATAAATTTAAATGTAAAAGTGGAAACGTGGCAAGACGACTCTAATGGAGGTGGTGCATTTGGTTATCATATTTTAGGTGTGCCTATAAATCCAGCCACAGGTAAAACAAGCTTGTCGGCCCCATTAACTGAGCGAATAGGTCGCGATGATGTATGTGGCAGTAATTGTGGCCGCTTTGGTGCAGGTTTAGATAACGTAGCAACACCAGGGCTTGATACAGCACAGGCGGTATCGTCAGACCCATTCACTCAGCAGTTTGACTATAATCCATCGCGGGATGTAAGTGATGTAAGCATTAGTGCAGAGCTTAACTGGTCATTAGAGTCGGTGGATTTAAAAGTGATTGCAGCCTCAATGGATTACGAAGAAACGCGTCTTACTGATGGTGATTTTTCGACGTATGCAACCACAGTTGATGGTAATGCGATTGAATCAAAAACAAACTCGCTAGAAGTGCAGGTTAGCTCAACGTATGAAAGCGACTTTGAATGGGTAGCCGGTATTTATTTGTTTTCAGAAGATTTAGATAATGCATTTTTAAATGGCAGCTATGGTGCCGTGGTTGACAATGTGCCAGATACAACCCAACCACAAGAATTTCAGTACGCGTCTTGGTTAAATCAAATTCAATTAGAAACGCGATCCGCAGCGGCTTACTTCCAAGGTAACTATGCTTTTAGTGATGATACTCGTGGTATAGCTGGTATTAGATACACAAATGACAGCCGTGAGTGGGATATTTACGGGCAAAATCCAGATAATTTAAGTACGCTTGATTTTTCTGTGCTTGAGGTTGATAACGCAGATGACGACTGGAGCAAAGTAACATGGAAATTAGGGCTTGAGCACGATTTAACAAATTCTCAACTGCTTTATGCAACGGTATCTACAGGCTTTTTAGCGGGTAATGCTCAGGGTGCTTTTAATGGCGAAAATAGCTATGACGAGCAAACAGTAACGGCTTACGAGGTTGGCTTTAAAAGCATGTTGCTTGATAATTCATTAAGACTTAATGCTTCTTTATATTATAACCAGTACGAAGATCTCCTCTCTACCCGTTTTCAAAACGTGGGTGGTACGGCAGTCTCGTTTTTTGGTAATGCAGGCGAAATTGATGCGACAGGCTTAGAGCTTGAAATTGATTGGCAGGTAAGTGATGCACTTCGCTTAGGGGCACGCGCCGCGTTTACAGACTCAACTTATGGCGATTTTGTAACACCAAACGTATTTGAAGAAGGTGGAGAGACCATTAACGGTGTAGATAACTTACTGCAACTTGATGGTAATGACGTGCAACTAAGCCCTAAATACAATATTACTCTATTGGCCAGTTATGAGTTTGACTTAGGTGATAATGGGCGAGTGGTGCCTGCTACCAGTATTCAATTATCGGATTCGTATACGACCAACGATTTGCCTTTTTCATTTGGTACTCAAGAAAGTTACCAAAAGTACGATGCTAGCCTTGCATGGTATTCGGCAAATAATGAGTGGTCTGTGCGTGCGTATGTTCAAAACGCTGGAGATGAGCTTATATTACTTAGGACAGTCCGCTTTGGTGGTAATGTAGCTGCGGCCGATTATGCTAATCCGCGCACTTATGGTGTAAGGGTAGGCTATAACTTTTAG
- a CDS encoding TonB-dependent receptor: MKAKFTRTLVHFAVTGAIAATTMNAHAAQEPESAQVQEHVKEPAIERIAVTANRRSQDLQEVSSSITALGEGDIARAGIIDVTGLEQVVPGLRMGSSGGEVRPAMRGARTNEVGVAGTGIAEQIVGIFQDGIYVPTTSSGLGALVDVQRIEVLRGPQGTLYGRNTFAGSINIITNQPVFDDLLGSIKVETGSYNRSAYEGIINIPVSDTVATRFVVASDRHDGYINNLVIPGPSDDLREKNQFYMRNVTKWEPNEKFNATVRFDYSRKDSNSEAIWGYQQIAGYQIEETSPGSGVFNTTPTITEGHIYQPSDAQHEDLGPYDVYRNGFSLDKQESFSTTLALEWYTDFADIKWTTNYSTLSGKQYYDNDYSDGGIDFVGGFGREDDQKTLSSELQFSSNDDGDFSWIGGLYYFDQEADWSWLSHADTTGDGVSDSVVVPSWGNPDYDPHTAKSIAAYGQLRYQITEDLRVIGGLRVNQDDKTFTGDTIPDWDDSALLYKAAAEYDINNDIMVYASVATGYRTGGANDSRVVARGADPLYDNEDVISYEMGMKSYLLDGAMRLNLSVFMNEYEDVKAQLFATSCNDTTAGDTVLECVAAGTATTFEYYENGGDVETIGLEADIQWVPIENLTLTGTVSLLDSEFADGYAVGNEQLRPLLALGNLEGRQDINDSASQFSFEGWSPAMAPEYSVGFSARYEFSLGGDSYLVPYIQLNYLDDYYAFDTNIPEVQVDAHLMADARLTWYINDSVQVEAYVKNIGDKAILTRGVVHSQIVDGLPANSVQANWNNPRTWGASLKYQF, encoded by the coding sequence ATGAAAGCTAAATTTACACGGACTCTCGTTCATTTTGCTGTCACTGGCGCTATTGCAGCAACCACAATGAATGCCCACGCCGCGCAAGAGCCTGAATCGGCACAAGTGCAAGAACACGTTAAAGAACCTGCCATTGAGCGTATAGCGGTAACCGCTAACAGACGCTCGCAAGACCTACAGGAAGTATCATCATCAATAACAGCATTAGGAGAAGGGGACATTGCCCGCGCTGGTATTATTGATGTTACTGGTCTTGAACAAGTAGTACCAGGCTTACGTATGGGGTCGTCGGGTGGTGAGGTTCGCCCTGCCATGCGTGGTGCTCGCACCAACGAAGTCGGTGTAGCAGGCACCGGTATTGCTGAGCAAATTGTAGGTATATTTCAAGATGGTATTTATGTACCTACCACTTCATCAGGCTTAGGGGCACTGGTGGATGTACAACGTATTGAGGTATTACGTGGGCCGCAAGGCACGTTATATGGGCGTAATACGTTTGCAGGCAGTATTAATATTATTACTAACCAACCTGTTTTTGATGATTTACTGGGGAGTATAAAAGTTGAAACAGGCAGTTATAACCGCAGTGCTTACGAAGGAATTATAAATATTCCGGTGAGTGACACCGTGGCAACTCGTTTTGTAGTGGCCTCTGATCGCCATGATGGTTATATCAATAATTTAGTCATTCCAGGGCCTTCAGATGATTTACGCGAAAAAAATCAGTTTTATATGCGTAACGTTACTAAGTGGGAACCCAACGAAAAGTTTAATGCCACAGTACGCTTTGATTACTCGCGTAAAGACTCAAACTCAGAAGCTATTTGGGGTTATCAGCAAATAGCGGGCTACCAAATTGAAGAAACCTCGCCGGGGTCGGGTGTATTTAACACCACGCCTACAATAACCGAGGGGCATATTTATCAGCCTAGTGATGCACAGCACGAAGACCTTGGCCCATATGATGTTTACCGCAATGGTTTTTCACTTGATAAGCAAGAAAGTTTTTCGACCACATTAGCACTTGAGTGGTATACCGACTTTGCAGATATTAAATGGACCACTAATTATTCAACACTTAGTGGTAAGCAATATTACGATAACGACTACAGCGACGGAGGTATAGATTTTGTAGGTGGCTTTGGCCGTGAGGATGACCAAAAAACACTTTCATCTGAACTGCAATTTTCATCAAACGATGACGGTGACTTTTCGTGGATTGGTGGCCTTTATTACTTTGATCAAGAAGCCGACTGGAGCTGGTTATCGCATGCAGATACCACAGGCGACGGTGTATCAGACTCTGTTGTAGTGCCTTCGTGGGGAAACCCTGATTACGACCCACATACAGCTAAATCAATTGCGGCATATGGACAACTACGTTACCAAATAACAGAAGATTTGCGTGTCATTGGTGGCCTACGTGTAAACCAAGACGATAAAACATTTACCGGCGATACAATTCCTGATTGGGATGACTCAGCACTGCTTTATAAAGCGGCTGCCGAGTACGACATTAATAACGATATTATGGTGTATGCAAGTGTAGCAACTGGCTACAGAACCGGTGGCGCAAACGATTCGCGCGTAGTGGCTCGCGGTGCTGACCCACTTTATGATAACGAAGATGTTATCTCTTACGAAATGGGTATGAAAAGCTATTTGCTTGATGGTGCAATGCGTTTAAACCTTTCGGTATTTATGAACGAATACGAAGATGTAAAAGCACAGTTATTTGCAACCTCATGTAACGATACGACCGCTGGCGATACTGTTTTAGAGTGCGTTGCAGCAGGTACAGCTACCACATTTGAATACTACGAAAATGGCGGCGATGTAGAAACCATTGGCCTAGAAGCCGATATTCAATGGGTGCCTATCGAGAACCTCACACTTACCGGTACAGTATCACTGCTTGATAGTGAATTTGCTGATGGTTACGCGGTAGGTAATGAGCAACTTCGCCCATTATTGGCTTTAGGTAACTTAGAAGGCCGCCAAGACATAAACGACAGCGCTAGCCAGTTTAGTTTTGAAGGCTGGAGCCCAGCTATGGCGCCTGAATACAGTGTTGGTTTTTCAGCTCGTTATGAGTTTAGCTTAGGGGGAGACTCGTACTTAGTACCGTATATTCAACTAAATTACTTAGACGATTACTACGCGTTTGATACGAATATTCCAGAGGTGCAAGTAGATGCGCATTTAATGGCTGATGCACGTTTAACGTGGTACATAAACGACAGTGTGCAAGTAGAGGCATACGTTAAAAATATTGGTGATAAAGCCATTTTAACCCGTGGTGTAGTGCACTCACAAATTGTTGATGGCTTACCTGCAAACTCAGTACAAGCTAACTGGAACAACCCACGTACGTGGGGCGCAAGCTTAAAATATCAGTTTTAG
- a CDS encoding nuclear transport factor 2 family protein translates to MINAIIDLYTKADIETLSSKLLRSSRWQQHHFTAMGALQAQPLWLSFLAQYGVSECVSHTHSVGAERETLQLVLQPKKLKNPVRLTFIIKHNNTFIKTIKCVVDTLSLANNEYVNTTINNSSVIPKLPKSDPIIVSDLDNQLHPTTFHATPSAICELPSHIARTLDNWWQIWQTNNLAHFNTLYTPSATAILAGNTEPQPICALLDCHLDFTQSLSRRYAQLETVEYDSTQNKATVCWTLDGSFNAKNVRVRQQILSVISITDNQITHEVMQYDTLALNQQFAL, encoded by the coding sequence ATGATCAACGCGATTATAGATTTATACACTAAAGCCGACATTGAAACACTAAGCAGCAAATTGCTTCGCAGCAGCCGCTGGCAACAGCACCACTTTACAGCCATGGGGGCTTTGCAGGCACAGCCTTTATGGCTTAGCTTTTTAGCTCAATATGGGGTGTCTGAGTGTGTATCGCACACACATAGTGTAGGCGCAGAACGTGAAACCTTACAGCTGGTTTTACAGCCTAAAAAGCTTAAAAACCCGGTGCGCTTAACGTTTATAATTAAACATAACAACACCTTTATAAAAACAATAAAGTGCGTGGTGGATACGCTGTCACTGGCTAATAATGAGTATGTAAATACAACAATAAATAACAGCTCGGTTATTCCTAAATTACCAAAAAGTGACCCTATTATTGTTAGCGATTTAGATAATCAGCTACACCCTACTACCTTTCATGCAACACCCAGTGCTATCTGCGAGCTACCCTCTCACATTGCTCGTACTTTAGATAACTGGTGGCAAATTTGGCAAACCAACAACCTGGCTCACTTTAATACCCTATATACTCCAAGCGCTACAGCCATTCTTGCAGGTAATACAGAGCCACAACCAATCTGTGCACTGCTGGATTGCCATTTAGATTTTACGCAATCGCTAAGTAGGCGTTATGCCCAGCTAGAAACAGTTGAGTATGACAGCACGCAAAACAAAGCCACCGTATGCTGGACCCTTGATGGCAGCTTTAATGCTAAAAACGTACGCGTACGTCAGCAAATACTCAGTGTTATTAGCATTACAGATAACCAAATAACCCACGAAGTAATGCAATACGACACGCTGGCACTAAACCAGCAATTTGCACTATAG
- a CDS encoding ester cyclase yields MNKHNNMTQPYWLPLSSVLNPQGNKQQPLIGFDDEFVDIVDYILRITHRIWEQKNIGLCYRYYADICPVFTLGAYGENIEDVIQGTLKTIAAFPDRSLIGENVVFSEEANEHYYSSHLISSVMTNTGNSEFGPATNKTGRVTTIADCVCFENKIVKEWLVRDNGFLVKQLGLNIINVAKHMANIPSKDKHTQWLNDEFNRVVAIDHRVASTPILEGELAAFAHHWLDTLFNQKQFAKVHEFYSLTASQQWPSGRMATGLAQINGVFIQFFATCPDAKLTIDHIAITPFDETTTDVAIRWSLAGHFNPQNSELSELKQQPYFILGASHLRIKNKKIIEEITVFDEVALYANLFKAHALVNKAQLEENA; encoded by the coding sequence ATGAACAAACACAATAATATGACCCAACCTTACTGGCTGCCGTTATCAAGCGTGTTAAACCCGCAAGGTAACAAACAACAGCCTTTAATCGGTTTTGATGACGAATTTGTTGATATCGTTGATTATATTTTGCGTATAACACACCGTATATGGGAGCAAAAAAACATTGGCTTATGCTATCGCTATTACGCCGATATATGCCCTGTTTTTACCCTTGGTGCCTATGGCGAAAACATAGAAGATGTTATTCAAGGCACCCTTAAAACCATTGCGGCCTTCCCCGACAGAAGCCTAATTGGCGAAAACGTGGTGTTTTCAGAAGAAGCGAACGAGCATTATTATTCGTCACACTTAATTAGTAGTGTAATGACCAACACAGGTAACTCAGAGTTTGGCCCTGCAACGAATAAAACCGGCCGCGTTACAACCATAGCCGACTGCGTATGCTTTGAAAATAAAATAGTTAAAGAGTGGCTTGTGCGCGACAACGGCTTTTTAGTTAAACAGCTTGGCTTAAACATTATTAATGTAGCCAAACACATGGCAAACATTCCCAGTAAAGATAAGCACACACAGTGGCTAAATGATGAATTTAACCGTGTAGTAGCAATAGATCACCGCGTAGCAAGTACGCCCATTTTAGAAGGCGAATTGGCTGCATTTGCTCACCATTGGCTAGATACATTATTTAACCAAAAGCAGTTTGCTAAAGTGCACGAGTTTTACAGCTTAACGGCATCGCAGCAATGGCCTAGTGGCAGAATGGCCACCGGACTTGCACAAATAAACGGGGTATTTATACAATTTTTTGCCACCTGCCCCGATGCCAAATTAACAATCGATCATATAGCCATTACTCCATTTGACGAAACCACAACAGATGTAGCGATACGCTGGTCACTTGCTGGGCATTTTAATCCGCAAAATAGCGAGCTAAGTGAGCTTAAACAGCAGCCTTACTTTATTTTAGGCGCATCGCATTTACGCATTAAAAACAAAAAAATCATCGAAGAAATCACCGTTTTTGATGAAGTAGCACTTTATGCAAACTTATTTAAAGCACATGCATTAGTCAACAAAGCACAGCTGGAGGAAAATGCATGA
- a CDS encoding ester cyclase, with protein sequence MNILEQLFENFSAAELPNQALLADTVQWQVSHPFEPISTKQNVIDDYFGVLKHSLPDIERKPFISIEGDYKGEQWVCATGYFTGTFTQPLLGIPASGKSVFIRYSEMAQIENNQVVNVYTFLDLIDVMNQVGVNPLRPSLGYSGLVMPPTTLDGVPTSNKNETLSKTNEKLVVDMLAELGRYDGKDLYSINLEKYWHPDFIWYGPAGIGTTRGISGFREHHQGPFLKGFPDRGINKTLCLVSHDNFVATGGWPHMYGTHTGEDWLGLPPSGNKLFPRVMDFWRCENGILKENWVAIDIPHLLDGMGIDIFEQMQRKIAATN encoded by the coding sequence ATGAATATTTTAGAACAACTTTTTGAGAACTTCAGCGCTGCAGAATTACCAAACCAAGCATTACTTGCAGACACCGTTCAATGGCAGGTAAGCCACCCTTTTGAGCCTATTAGTACAAAACAAAATGTGATTGACGACTACTTTGGCGTGCTTAAACATTCGTTACCTGATATAGAGCGCAAGCCGTTTATCTCTATTGAGGGAGACTATAAAGGCGAGCAGTGGGTGTGTGCCACAGGTTATTTTACCGGCACATTTACACAGCCTTTATTGGGTATTCCTGCCAGTGGCAAAAGTGTGTTTATTCGCTACAGCGAAATGGCGCAAATAGAAAACAACCAAGTAGTTAATGTTTACACCTTTTTAGATTTAATTGATGTAATGAACCAAGTAGGCGTAAACCCATTACGCCCAAGCTTAGGTTACTCAGGCTTAGTTATGCCCCCCACTACACTTGATGGCGTACCCACAAGCAATAAAAACGAAACGCTTAGCAAAACCAACGAGAAACTTGTGGTTGATATGCTCGCAGAGCTTGGCCGCTATGACGGCAAAGACTTATACAGCATTAATTTAGAAAAATACTGGCACCCAGATTTTATTTGGTATGGCCCAGCAGGCATTGGTACAACTCGCGGAATTAGCGGTTTTAGAGAGCACCATCAAGGGCCATTTTTAAAAGGCTTTCCTGATCGCGGTATTAATAAAACGCTGTGTTTAGTCAGTCACGATAACTTTGTAGCCACCGGTGGCTGGCCGCATATGTATGGTACCCACACCGGTGAAGACTGGTTAGGTTTACCGCCTTCTGGTAATAAGCTGTTCCCACGCGTCATGGACTTTTGGCGCTGCGAAAACGGCATATTAAAAGAAAACTGGGTCGCTATTGATATCCCTCATTTATTAGATGGAATGGGCATTGATATTTTTGAGCAAATGCAACGCAAAATAGCCGCAACTAATTAA
- a CDS encoding sodium/solute symporter (Members of the Solute:Sodium Symporter (SSS), TC 2.A.21 as described in tcdb.org, catalyze solute:Na+ symport. Known solutes for members of the family include sugars, amino acids, nucleosides, inositols, vitamins, urea or anions, depending on the system.), with product MNDFGLLNWSILIGYIIANLILGFVISKKISSANDFYIGRKTTPWWAIGISVVATYVSALTFLGAPAWSYKEGLSVIAIHLNYPLVIVAVVCLFFPFFYNAGVASIYEYQERRFGKKARLLISTIWLISQTMGSAAVLYATSLVLAFIVDINVITAIFLVTIIALIYTMLGGITAVIWTDVIQSGILFIGAGIIMYALITSMDGSFSATLSELKTQGKLDPLNFSLDFTQVTTVWSGVLAMSLYHITVYGTNQMMVQRTLAAKNIGDAKKSYLLMGFIAFFIYLFFIFMGVLFYSYYGGRTFENDNLIILQFAADYGLPGLMGIIAAAVMAASMSSLDSALNSLSTISTIDFYKKYFAPEKNDAHYLNVTRLFTLGWAVIIIIPAIMYHLYSQGSILEILTKVGSYFVGAQLGMFALGFFSKHTTEKGLLIGTLVSFITVAICALYTDIAWPWYCAIGAITCLVFSISLSITFDGFQKDYNEYTIKGQLKAFKDQNRPEKENGWYLIPGKFDSINYWLLGFFVLSFASLMLFEYFV from the coding sequence ATGAATGATTTTGGATTGTTGAATTGGAGCATTCTCATCGGGTACATAATTGCCAACCTAATTCTTGGGTTTGTAATTAGTAAAAAAATCAGTAGCGCAAACGACTTTTATATAGGTCGAAAAACGACACCTTGGTGGGCTATTGGTATATCGGTTGTTGCTACTTATGTCAGTGCGCTCACTTTTTTAGGTGCTCCTGCGTGGTCTTACAAAGAAGGACTTTCGGTTATTGCCATACACCTAAACTACCCGCTGGTTATAGTGGCGGTAGTGTGTTTGTTTTTTCCGTTTTTTTACAACGCTGGAGTGGCCTCTATTTACGAATACCAAGAGCGTCGATTTGGTAAAAAAGCCCGCTTACTTATCTCTACCATTTGGTTAATATCACAAACAATGGGCTCAGCCGCGGTGCTTTACGCCACCTCACTCGTACTGGCTTTTATTGTTGATATAAACGTTATAACCGCCATATTTTTGGTCACTATAATTGCCCTTATTTATACTATGTTAGGTGGCATAACCGCCGTTATATGGACCGATGTCATTCAGTCAGGCATCTTGTTTATAGGGGCAGGTATTATTATGTATGCGCTTATTACTTCAATGGATGGCTCATTTAGCGCAACACTTAGCGAGCTAAAAACCCAAGGTAAGTTAGATCCGCTCAATTTTTCGCTCGACTTTACCCAAGTGACTACCGTGTGGTCTGGCGTGTTGGCTATGTCGCTGTACCACATTACTGTCTATGGCACTAACCAAATGATGGTGCAACGCACGCTCGCAGCTAAAAATATTGGCGATGCTAAAAAGTCGTACTTATTAATGGGCTTTATCGCGTTCTTTATTTACTTGTTCTTTATATTTATGGGTGTGCTGTTTTATAGCTACTACGGCGGGCGCACTTTTGAAAACGACAACTTAATTATTTTACAATTTGCAGCCGACTATGGCCTACCAGGATTAATGGGGATTATTGCTGCTGCGGTAATGGCCGCTTCTATGTCGAGCCTCGATTCTGCGCTTAATTCACTTTCGACCATAAGTACTATCGATTTTTATAAAAAGTACTTTGCCCCTGAAAAAAACGACGCTCACTATTTAAATGTAACTCGCTTATTTACGCTTGGTTGGGCGGTGATCATTATTATTCCGGCCATTATGTACCACCTGTACAGCCAAGGCTCAATTTTAGAAATACTTACTAAAGTAGGCTCGTACTTTGTCGGTGCACAACTTGGCATGTTTGCGCTTGGGTTTTTCTCAAAGCACACCACCGAAAAAGGCTTACTAATAGGTACTTTGGTGTCGTTTATTACTGTTGCTATTTGTGCCCTTTATACCGATATAGCGTGGCCTTGGTACTGTGCAATAGGCGCAATAACCTGCCTTGTATTTAGTATTTCGTTAAGTATTACATTTGATGGCTTTCAAAAAGATTACAACGAATACACCATCAAAGGTCAGTTAAAAGCATTTAAAGATCAAAATCGTCCAGAAAAAGAAAACGGCTGGTACTTAATTCCGGGTAAGTTTGACTCAATAAACTATTGGCTACTTGGCTTTTTTGTACTGAGCTTTGCCTCTCTCATGTTATTTGAATATTTTGTGTAA
- a CDS encoding ester cyclase, whose translation MADILKDKQLVRQFHTALEKAQGNNLQAVFKEFMANEYSFKGVHPFNELECTNDVIAQVWQPLFSSFSALQRREDIFIAGQSEADGGQWVMSMGHFMGLFDKDWLGIAPTHKLATLRYAEFNCVKDGKIIQTGFFVDIIGLMMQVGLNPLPLSTGQYFTYPGPRTHDGIRLGKSSDEQSEKTMALVNQMIDNLTALNKSGVDTCPPEVLAKTWDENMVWYGPAGIGATYTIERYQQQHMYPFREGLTGKVFNGHICRFAEDEFACFFGWPNLTNTAIGGFLGLPGANTPADMRVVDVYHREGDKLVENWVIIDIPYWLKQQGLDILKRTQSIANPGA comes from the coding sequence ATGGCAGATATACTTAAAGATAAACAACTAGTTCGTCAATTTCATACTGCACTAGAAAAAGCACAGGGCAATAACTTACAAGCCGTATTTAAAGAGTTTATGGCTAATGAATATAGCTTTAAAGGGGTGCACCCTTTTAATGAACTTGAGTGTACTAATGATGTAATTGCACAAGTTTGGCAGCCATTATTTAGCTCGTTTAGTGCGCTGCAACGCCGTGAGGATATTTTTATTGCAGGGCAAAGCGAAGCCGACGGCGGCCAGTGGGTGATGAGTATGGGCCATTTTATGGGCTTATTTGATAAAGACTGGCTAGGTATTGCGCCAACCCATAAGCTTGCCACTTTGCGCTATGCCGAGTTTAACTGCGTTAAAGACGGAAAAATAATTCAGACCGGCTTTTTTGTCGATATTATTGGCCTTATGATGCAAGTGGGGCTAAACCCGTTGCCGCTTTCTACAGGGCAATATTTTACTTATCCTGGCCCGCGTACGCACGATGGTATTCGTTTAGGTAAAAGTAGCGATGAGCAAAGCGAAAAAACAATGGCGCTGGTAAATCAAATGATTGATAACCTTACAGCGCTAAATAAAAGTGGGGTTGATACGTGCCCACCTGAAGTACTTGCTAAAACGTGGGACGAGAACATGGTTTGGTATGGCCCAGCAGGGATTGGCGCTACTTACACAATTGAGCGTTACCAGCAACAACACATGTATCCGTTTAGAGAAGGCCTAACGGGTAAAGTGTTTAACGGCCATATTTGCCGTTTTGCTGAGGACGAATTTGCCTGCTTTTTTGGTTGGCCTAACTTAACTAACACGGCCATAGGTGGGTTTTTAGGCCTACCAGGTGCCAATACCCCAGCAGATATGCGCGTGGTTGATGTGTATCACCGCGAGGGCGATAAATTAGTAGAAAACTGGGTCATTATTGATATTCCTTATTGGTTAAAACAGCAAGGCCTAGATATTTTAAAGCGTACCCAAAGTATTGCTAACCCAGGCGCTTAG